A window of the Zeugodacus cucurbitae isolate PBARC_wt_2022May chromosome 4, idZeuCucr1.2, whole genome shotgun sequence genome harbors these coding sequences:
- the LOC105213773 gene encoding serine protease 1 translates to MKFIICFALTLAFTSAFVVPEHGPGGRITKGETAKPDQFPYQVGLQFYSGTENNGWCGGSIISNNWILTAAHCTVGSTSVTVYLGSNVRANPRVTRTAQQADIIAHPGFNFQSLQHDLAVIKIDPIEYAEDIQRVRLPTKASLYSNLVGERAIIAGWGLDSAGTQPTNLQYAELNIISNAVCQYTFNQYIDPTKICVATQNGESTCDGDSGGPLVLASSHVQIGIVSFGSWQGCSAPAPDVFTRVTSYLDWIEEITGVSD, encoded by the exons ATGaagtttataatttgttttgcaCTTACTTTGGCGTTCACCTCGGCCTTTGTGGTACCAGAACATGGCCCTGGTGGTCGAATTACCAAAGGCGAAACTGCAAAACCCGATCAGTTTCCTTATCAAGTTGGACTACAATTTTATAGCGGAACTGAAAACAATGGCTGGTGCGGTGGTTCCATAATTAGCAACAACTGGATATTGACTGCGGCTCACTGTACCGTTGG TTCCACATCGGTCACTGTCTATCTAGGTAGCAATGTACGCGCAAATCCCAGGGTTACACGTACAGCCCAGCAAGCGGACATCATCGCTCATCCTGGCTTTAACTTCCAAAGTTTGCAACATGATCTGGCTGTAATCAAAATTGACCCAATAGAATATGCCGAAGATATTCAACGTGTACGCTTGCCTACTAAAGCTTCTTTGTATTCCAATCTCGTGGGTGAACGCGCCATCATTGCTGGTTGGGGACTCGATTCGGCTGGTACACAACCCACAAATTTACAATATGCCGAGCTAAATATTATCTCCAATGCGGTGTGCCAGTACACTTTCAATCAATATATTGATCCAACTAAAATTTGTGTAGCTACACAAAATGGCGAATCAACTTGTGATGGTGATTCTGGTGGTCCTCTAGTTTTGGCTTCGTCTCACGTGCAAATCGGTATTGTGTCATTCGGCTCATGGCAGGGTTGCAGTGCTCCAGCTCCGGATGTCTTCACCCGTGTAACTAGCTACTTGGATTGGATTGAAGAGATCACTGGTGTCAGtgattag
- the LOC128921351 gene encoding serine protease 1-like codes for MKFIICFALTLAFTSAFVVPEYGPGGRITKGETAKPDQFPYQVGLQFYNGTENNGWCGGSIISNNWILTAAHCTVGSTSVTVYLGSNVRANPRVTRTAQQADIIAHPGFNFQSLQHDLAVIKIDPIEYAEDIQRVRLPTKPCLYSNLVGERAIIAGWGLDSAGTQPTNLQYAELNIISNALCRKTFNQYIDPTKICVATQNGESTCDGDSGGPLVLASSRVQIGIVSFGSSLGCSSPAPDVFTRVTSYMDWIKETTGVSD; via the exons ATGaagtttataatttgttttgcaCTTACTTTGGCGTTCACCTCGGCCTTTGTGGTACCAGAATATGGCCCTGGTGGTCGAATTACTAAAGGCGAAACTGCAAAACCCGATCAGTTTCCTTATCAAGTTGGACTACAATTTTATAACGGAACTGAAAACAATGGCTGGTGCGGTGGTTCCATAATTAGCAACAACTGGATATTGACTGCGGCTCACTGTACCGTTGG TTCCACATCGGTCACTGTCTATCTAGGTAGCAATGTACGCGCAAATCCCAGGGTTACACGTACAGCCCAGCAAGCGGACATCATCGCTCATCCTGGCTTTAACTTCCAAAGTTTGCAACATGATCTGGCTGTAATCAAAATTGACCCAATAGAATATGCCGAAGATATTCAACGTGTACGCTTGCCTACTAAACCTTGTTTGTATTCTAATCTCGTGGGTGAACGCGCCATCATTGCTGGTTGGGGACTCGATTCGGCTGGTACACAACCCACAAATTTACAGTATGCCGAGCTAAATATAATCTCCAATGCGTTGTGCCGGAAAACTTTCAATCAATATATTGATCCAACTAAAATTTGTGTAGCTACACAAAATGGCGAATCAACTTGTGATGGTGATTCTGGTGGTCCTCTAGTTTTGGCTTCGTCTCGCGTGCAAATCGGTATTGTGTCATTCGGGTCTTCGCTGGGTTGCAGTTCTCCAGCACCGGATGTATTCACCCGTGTAACTAGTTACATGGACTGGATTAAGGAGACCACTGGTGTCAGtgattag